From the genome of Actinacidiphila yeochonensis CN732, one region includes:
- a CDS encoding DUF397 domain-containing protein — protein sequence MTNPPNNEPEWRKSSYSGGAGNDCVEVAAGASDRTLVRDSKDPEGPRLCFSANAFAEFVDAVARDRFRTL from the coding sequence ATGACGAACCCACCCAATAACGAGCCCGAGTGGCGCAAGAGCAGCTACAGCGGCGGAGCCGGCAACGACTGCGTGGAGGTCGCGGCGGGGGCGTCCGACCGGACGCTGGTGCGTGACTCCAAGGACCCGGAGGGGCCGCGCCTCTGCTTCTCCGCGAACGCGTTCGCGGAGTTCGTGGACGCCGTCGCCAGGGACCGGTTCCGGACGCTCTGA
- a CDS encoding phytanoyl-CoA dioxygenase family protein, with protein sequence MSAPIEWTSPGAARTRAARIVAEQRTLGPEIVRNPHLSQPWARAAVRALAGAARSVIGPAVAVENTFLVITGSGHPFEIPWHQDGIGQRVELDPARSVSAWLALTDTGVDNGCLQVLPGSHRRGYLPYAAEAPMGAAPGQAPQAQGTTNVPDSGNAVPLPLRAGHAFLFDVRLLHRSGSAGREGARVGLNVRYLAPGGAHRRDPAYPGLDILSGSGW encoded by the coding sequence GTGAGCGCGCCGATCGAGTGGACGTCGCCGGGCGCGGCCCGCACCCGCGCGGCGCGGATCGTCGCCGAGCAGCGGACGCTCGGCCCGGAGATCGTCCGCAACCCGCACCTCAGCCAGCCCTGGGCCCGCGCGGCCGTGCGCGCCCTGGCCGGCGCCGCCCGGTCGGTGATAGGCCCGGCCGTCGCGGTCGAGAACACCTTCCTCGTCATCACGGGGTCGGGCCACCCCTTCGAGATCCCCTGGCACCAGGACGGGATCGGCCAGCGCGTCGAGCTGGACCCCGCCCGGTCGGTGTCCGCGTGGCTCGCCCTGACCGACACCGGCGTCGACAACGGTTGCCTCCAGGTCCTGCCGGGCTCCCACCGCAGGGGCTACCTCCCCTACGCGGCGGAGGCGCCCATGGGCGCGGCCCCCGGTCAGGCACCTCAGGCACAGGGGACCACGAACGTCCCCGACTCCGGGAACGCGGTGCCTCTGCCGCTCCGGGCCGGCCACGCCTTCCTGTTCGACGTCCGTCTGCTGCACCGATCGGGCTCCGCCGGCCGCGAAGGCGCGCGCGTCGGCCTGAACGTCCGCTACCTCGCGCCGGGCGGCGCCCACCGGCGCGACCCCGCGTACCCCGGCCTGGACATCCTCAGCGGGTCCGGCTGGTAG